The following are from one region of the Cetobacterium somerae genome:
- a CDS encoding LytTR family transcriptional regulator DNA-binding domain-containing protein, with translation MKKIGINIDLNLQEILRELLEVEFYSIDSVIDYEIEKIDVVILDLKYEKDDSKIHFFSRKNIPVVLLCSRDEELKKIKEYFKKREIYDCVYRDDYFEIEKTLDELFNKKIIIQDAKEIVINDNFYKAIIKIEDIIYMNYCRLSRKTEITTKDGKIYYSKRGFAEVEQKLKGFSFFIKVDRGTLINRNLLKEIDYKGEKITFLGNKNLFVSRSKLKILEENLDLFGNRIEL, from the coding sequence TTGAAGAAAATAGGTATTAATATAGATTTAAATTTACAAGAGATATTAAGAGAACTTCTTGAGGTTGAGTTTTATTCAATTGATAGTGTAATTGATTATGAAATAGAAAAAATAGATGTTGTTATTCTTGATTTAAAATATGAAAAAGACGATAGTAAAATACACTTTTTTAGTAGAAAAAATATTCCTGTTGTGTTATTATGTTCTAGAGATGAAGAATTAAAAAAAATTAAAGAGTATTTTAAAAAAAGAGAAATCTATGATTGCGTATATAGAGATGATTATTTTGAAATAGAAAAAACTTTAGATGAACTTTTTAATAAAAAAATTATTATTCAAGATGCAAAAGAAATAGTTATAAATGATAATTTTTATAAAGCAATAATTAAAATAGAAGATATTATATATATGAATTATTGTAGATTATCAAGAAAAACAGAGATTACAACTAAAGATGGAAAGATTTATTACTCTAAGAGAGGGTTTGCCGAAGTTGAACAAAAATTAAAAGGGTTTAGTTTTTTTATTAAAGTAGATAGAGGAACTCTTATAAATAGAAATCTTTTAAAAGAGATTGATTATAAAGGAGAAAAAATAACATTTTTAGGTAATAAAAATTTATTTGTTAGTAGAAGTAAATTAAAAATTTTAGAGGAAAATTTAGATTTATTCGGAAATAGAATAGAGCTATAA
- a CDS encoding thiamine pyrophosphate-dependent enzyme, translating to MAYNFKEEMNKPERLTGGHRLCAGCGAGVAVRGVLRALKVEDKAVIANATGCLEVSTFMYPYTAWKDSFIHSAFENAGATLSGVEGAYNALKRRGKIDDTYKFIAFGGDGGTYDIGFQSLSGAMERGHDMVYVCYDNGAYMNTGIQRSSATPRYADTTTSPIGKDSNGKVQSRKDLTAIIADHNIPYVAQTTFLGNMKDLHEKSEKAIYTEGAAFLNVLAPCPRGWRYSTEKLMEMCKLAVETCYWPLFEVINGEWKLSYRPKNKLPITEFIKDQGRFAHLFKPGNEHLIEEMQNEVDRRWEALLKRCGEEI from the coding sequence ATGGCATATAATTTTAAAGAGGAAATGAATAAACCAGAGAGATTAACTGGAGGACATAGACTTTGTGCTGGATGTGGAGCAGGAGTTGCTGTAAGAGGAGTTTTAAGAGCTTTAAAAGTTGAGGATAAGGCAGTTATTGCAAATGCTACTGGATGTTTAGAGGTTTCAACATTTATGTATCCATATACAGCTTGGAAAGATTCGTTTATCCATAGTGCTTTTGAAAATGCAGGAGCAACTTTAAGTGGTGTAGAAGGAGCTTACAATGCTTTAAAAAGACGTGGAAAAATAGATGATACATATAAATTCATAGCTTTCGGAGGAGACGGAGGAACTTATGATATAGGATTCCAATCACTTTCTGGAGCAATGGAAAGAGGACACGATATGGTTTATGTATGTTATGACAACGGAGCATACATGAATACAGGGATTCAAAGATCATCAGCAACACCAAGATATGCTGATACAACAACTTCACCTATCGGTAAAGATAGTAATGGAAAAGTTCAAAGTAGAAAAGATTTAACGGCTATTATTGCTGATCACAATATTCCATATGTTGCTCAAACAACATTCCTAGGAAATATGAAAGATTTACATGAAAAATCAGAAAAAGCCATCTATACAGAGGGAGCAGCATTTTTAAATGTTTTAGCACCTTGTCCAAGAGGGTGGAGATATTCAACAGAAAAACTTATGGAGATGTGTAAGTTAGCAGTTGAAACTTGTTACTGGCCACTGTTTGAAGTTATAAATGGAGAGTGGAAACTATCTTATAGACCTAAAAATAAACTTCCAATTACAGAGTTTATAAAAGATCAAGGTAGATTTGCTCATCTGTTCAAACCTGGAAATGAACATTTAATAGAAGAGATGCAAAATGAAGTGGATAGAAGATGGGAAGCTCTTTTAAAAAGATGTGGAGAAGAGATTTAA
- a CDS encoding helix-turn-helix transcriptional regulator, which produces MKGDLEILEEYRKVARFMSKCYGENVEVVLHDLRDISSSSIEIFNNHVSGREIGSPMSEFGLKILKERLYDDREFITNSKGVVGGKILRSSTFFIKNIDENIIGMICVNVDVSSYLNIAYQMECMANFGLNLKDEKEVVTEVDFPNSIKEMINKALLEILKGRVSWKEIEGEEKLNVIKKLHQKGIFDLRGGVLEVSEALNVSESTIYRYLSKI; this is translated from the coding sequence TATGGGGAAAATGTAGAAGTAGTTCTTCATGATTTGAGGGATATAAGTAGTTCTAGTATCGAGATATTCAACAACCATGTAAGTGGAAGAGAGATAGGTTCTCCTATGAGTGAATTTGGATTGAAAATTTTAAAAGAAAGACTCTATGATGATAGGGAGTTTATAACAAACTCAAAAGGTGTTGTAGGAGGAAAAATTCTTAGATCCTCAACATTTTTTATAAAAAATATAGATGAGAATATTATTGGAATGATATGTGTAAATGTAGATGTGAGCAGTTATTTAAATATAGCTTATCAAATGGAGTGTATGGCAAATTTTGGTCTAAATTTAAAAGATGAAAAAGAAGTGGTAACAGAAGTAGATTTTCCAAACTCTATAAAAGAGATGATAAACAAGGCTTTACTAGAGATTTTGAAAGGTAGAGTATCTTGGAAAGAGATAGAGGGGGAGGAGAAACTTAATGTTATAAAAAAACTTCACCAAAAGGGGATATTTGATTTAAGAGGTGGAGTTTTAGAGGTCTCAGAAGCTTTAAATGTTTCTGAATCAACAATATATCGTTATTTAAGTAAAATTTAA
- a CDS encoding patatin-like phospholipase family protein, with product MGNLKKIVLFLIISLSIFAAEDSPNRVNTAAEKIKEIDKQIQELELKRKNLETLKQTFIKNQNVTRPKIGLVLSGGGAKGAAHIGVLKTLEKYQIPIDYIVGTSAGSIIAAMYSVGYTPDEIEKTVTDLQFYDLFRNSSNRDLEGIVQKTQSNKYPLNISLTKDFNLSLPMGVLNGEYIYLELKKIFARAENVNEFKDFPIPFRAMTTNLQTGKSVELNSGDLALATLKSMAIPTFLDPIREGDNYYVDGGVADNFPILQAVNMGADIVIGVDIAAEPIVITDNSNIIQILDKLSTYNGDKSTEIQTHYPDILITPDVKKHSTLDFDNLPKLVKEGEVASEKLDYALAKLTDKERYNEIEAKKEQMKNRKFDIKNINIHGNDLLTMKEVEKLRPEKGEMTVTELNLWTEKIFAKNFVDRVFYTVDGDTVNFTVREKMDTKLKAGLFYVSNYGAGLEAVAEIPVFNKFNLSQKNYTLKAEFSKYPKISLTDMTQYNVWDHKLLVSAEVGYGLNPIFLYKGGDNVSTYENNTFETSLSIGTTIFNDIIAGYTLSYKNMETNYSSGEKLKNFSYFKKDGSYFTNTFSFYYDTMNQSEYATKGGQGLLQVFSETNAKEGNSFEGYSVMAMKYFQLSSNWSLNTGLSGGQMYNAENTPLSELFNLGGLRSNPLRRNYAFVGLPISSVYTDNFFIGSAGLQYTVAPNLYLSFNYNIGTYNYYSGFGSEKGIWDMEKQGYGVGIGWDTFLGPMDFSVSNNVLNNEMLFQVHIGYVF from the coding sequence ATGGGAAACCTAAAGAAAATAGTGTTGTTTTTGATAATTTCTTTGTCTATTTTTGCAGCTGAAGATTCACCGAACAGAGTTAATACAGCAGCAGAAAAGATAAAAGAGATCGATAAACAGATACAGGAGCTAGAGTTAAAAAGAAAAAACTTGGAAACACTAAAACAGACTTTTATAAAAAATCAAAATGTAACAAGACCTAAAATAGGATTAGTACTAAGTGGAGGAGGGGCTAAAGGAGCTGCTCATATAGGTGTTTTAAAGACACTAGAAAAGTATCAAATCCCAATAGATTATATAGTGGGAACGAGTGCAGGAAGTATAATAGCGGCTATGTACTCTGTGGGATATACACCTGATGAAATTGAAAAAACAGTAACAGATTTGCAGTTTTATGATTTATTTAGAAATTCATCAAATAGAGACTTAGAGGGAATTGTACAAAAGACTCAATCAAATAAATATCCTTTAAATATATCTTTAACAAAGGATTTTAATCTTTCATTACCAATGGGAGTTTTAAATGGAGAGTACATTTACTTAGAGTTAAAAAAGATTTTTGCTAGAGCAGAAAATGTAAATGAGTTTAAGGATTTTCCAATACCTTTTAGAGCTATGACAACAAATTTACAAACAGGTAAATCTGTGGAGCTAAACAGTGGAGACTTAGCATTAGCAACATTAAAAAGTATGGCTATTCCAACATTTTTAGATCCTATAAGAGAAGGAGATAACTATTACGTAGATGGAGGAGTTGCAGATAACTTTCCAATTTTACAAGCTGTAAATATGGGAGCAGATATAGTTATTGGAGTAGATATAGCAGCAGAACCTATTGTTATAACAGATAATTCAAATATAATTCAAATACTAGATAAGTTATCAACTTATAATGGTGATAAGAGTACTGAGATTCAAACTCATTACCCAGATATTTTAATCACTCCTGATGTAAAAAAACATAGTACTTTGGACTTTGATAATCTACCGAAATTGGTTAAAGAGGGAGAAGTTGCCTCTGAAAAGCTTGATTATGCTCTTGCTAAGTTAACTGATAAAGAAAGATATAATGAAATAGAAGCTAAAAAAGAGCAAATGAAAAATAGAAAATTTGATATAAAAAATATAAATATTCATGGAAATGATCTCTTAACTATGAAAGAGGTGGAAAAGTTAAGACCAGAAAAAGGTGAGATGACGGTAACTGAATTAAACCTATGGACAGAAAAGATATTTGCTAAAAACTTTGTAGATAGAGTATTCTACACAGTTGATGGAGATACAGTTAACTTTACTGTAAGAGAGAAAATGGATACGAAGTTAAAAGCAGGACTTTTCTATGTTTCAAACTATGGAGCTGGATTAGAAGCTGTAGCTGAAATACCAGTATTTAATAAGTTTAATCTTTCTCAAAAGAACTATACATTAAAAGCTGAATTTTCAAAATATCCAAAAATATCACTAACAGATATGACTCAATATAATGTTTGGGATCATAAATTATTAGTTTCAGCAGAAGTAGGTTATGGATTAAATCCTATATTCCTATATAAAGGTGGAGATAATGTTTCAACTTATGAAAATAATACTTTTGAAACAAGTTTATCAATAGGAACAACAATATTTAATGATATAATTGCAGGATATACACTAAGTTATAAAAATATGGAAACAAACTACTCTTCAGGAGAGAAACTTAAAAATTTCTCATACTTTAAAAAAGATGGATCATATTTTACAAATACATTTAGTTTCTACTACGATACGATGAATCAGTCAGAGTATGCAACAAAAGGTGGTCAAGGGTTATTGCAAGTATTCTCTGAAACAAATGCAAAGGAAGGAAACTCTTTTGAAGGATATTCAGTAATGGCAATGAAGTATTTCCAACTAAGTAGTAATTGGTCTTTAAATACTGGATTAAGTGGTGGACAGATGTATAATGCAGAAAATACTCCACTATCAGAATTGTTTAATTTAGGTGGGTTAAGAAGTAATCCATTGAGAAGAAATTATGCTTTTGTAGGACTACCAATATCTTCAGTTTATACAGATAACTTCTTTATAGGTAGTGCAGGATTACAATATACTGTTGCTCCAAATTTATATCTAAGTTTTAACTATAACATTGGAACATATAACTATTACTCAGGTTTTGGAAGTGAAAAAGGTATTTGGGATATGGAAAAACAAGGATATGGTGTTGGAATTGGTTGGGATACATTCCTAGGACCAATGGACTTCTCAGTATCTAACAACGTTTTAAATAATGAGATGTTATTCCAAGTTCATATAGGATACGTATTTTAA
- the porA gene encoding pyruvate ferredoxin oxidoreductase codes for MSIRERMSGNEAVATAMRQINPDVMPAFPITPSTEVPQYFSKYVADGNVNTEFIPVESEHSAMSAAIGAQAAGARTMTATSSCGLALMWEMLYVASSMRLPITMALINRALTGPININADHSDSMGARDTGWIQIYSETNQEAYDNYIQAVKIAEDPRVMLPAMVCQDGFITSHAVENIELLEDDKVKAFVGEYNPEDYLLNSARPIAHGPYDTANFYMEHKVQQANAMMKARQVIKEVAKDYEKLTGRKYSFFEEYKMQDADVAIVVINSTAGTAKEAVDELRAEGKKVGLIKIRVFRPFPFDELKYTLTGIKVVGVMDKCEGFSGAGGPLFAEVRSALYDSHDRPEMFNYVYGLGGRDVTVDTIKGVFNELLYEAHAKQLIEDQVEIAYNPELLLAHTSDFEVGRVYRHLGVRG; via the coding sequence ATGAGTATAAGAGAGAGAATGTCAGGAAACGAAGCTGTAGCCACAGCCATGAGACAGATAAATCCAGATGTAATGCCAGCATTTCCAATTACACCATCAACTGAGGTACCACAATACTTCTCTAAGTATGTAGCAGATGGAAATGTAAACACAGAGTTTATTCCAGTAGAATCAGAGCACAGTGCAATGTCAGCAGCTATAGGAGCTCAAGCAGCAGGTGCTAGAACTATGACAGCTACTTCATCATGTGGACTTGCTTTAATGTGGGAAATGCTATATGTAGCCTCTTCAATGAGATTGCCAATAACTATGGCACTTATAAATAGAGCACTAACAGGACCAATAAATATAAATGCAGATCACAGTGATTCAATGGGAGCAAGAGATACTGGATGGATTCAAATATATAGTGAAACAAATCAAGAAGCATATGATAACTATATTCAAGCAGTAAAAATAGCTGAAGATCCAAGAGTTATGCTTCCTGCAATGGTTTGCCAAGATGGATTTATAACATCTCACGCTGTTGAAAACATAGAGCTTTTAGAGGATGATAAAGTAAAGGCTTTTGTAGGAGAGTATAATCCAGAGGATTATCTATTAAACTCAGCTAGACCAATAGCTCACGGGCCATATGACACGGCTAATTTCTATATGGAGCATAAAGTTCAACAAGCTAATGCTATGATGAAAGCAAGACAGGTTATAAAAGAGGTTGCAAAAGATTATGAAAAATTAACGGGTAGAAAATACTCATTCTTTGAAGAGTATAAAATGCAAGATGCGGATGTAGCTATAGTTGTTATAAACTCAACTGCTGGAACAGCAAAAGAAGCTGTAGATGAGTTAAGAGCAGAAGGGAAAAAAGTTGGACTAATTAAGATTAGAGTATTTAGACCATTCCCATTTGATGAGTTAAAGTATACTTTAACAGGAATAAAAGTTGTAGGAGTAATGGATAAATGTGAGGGATTCTCTGGAGCAGGAGGACCACTTTTTGCTGAGGTTAGATCAGCACTTTATGATTCACACGATAGACCAGAAATGTTTAACTATGTTTATGGTTTAGGAGGAAGAGACGTAACTGTAGATACTATAAAAGGAGTATTTAATGAACTTCTTTATGAAGCACACGCAAAACAACTTATAGAGGATCAAGTGGAGATAGCTTACAACCCAGAATTACTTTTAGCACATACATCAGATTTTGAAGTTGGTAGAGTTTACAGACACTTAGGAGTAAGGGGGTAG
- a CDS encoding amino acid ABC transporter permease, whose protein sequence is MSILKTLFFRPKTESETTTVKWINIVLVTVIVLGVFHFAFSRLDYPYNWEGIIEKYKYKFMIGFTMTLIISIFSLIASFVIGGLLVLGQRGSFLPTYYFAKGFTEVIRGTPLIVQIYLFYYVIGTAFGIENRYLMGVLIMGVFSGAYVSEIIRAGIESINKTQIETARSLAFTKFQTYRYIIFPQVIKRVMPPLAGQFASLIKDSSLLSIIAVNEFTKNVQEVDSLTFSPIENYCILAVGYLILTYPISHLSKYLERRYNYGN, encoded by the coding sequence ATGAGTATACTAAAAACTCTATTTTTTAGACCAAAAACTGAAAGTGAAACTACAACAGTAAAGTGGATAAATATAGTTTTAGTAACTGTAATAGTTTTAGGAGTTTTTCATTTTGCTTTTAGTAGATTAGATTATCCATATAATTGGGAAGGCATAATTGAAAAATATAAATATAAGTTTATGATTGGGTTTACAATGACTTTAATAATCTCAATATTCTCTTTAATAGCAAGTTTTGTAATAGGAGGACTTTTGGTCTTAGGACAAAGAGGAAGTTTTTTACCTACATATTATTTTGCGAAAGGATTTACTGAGGTTATTCGTGGAACACCATTAATAGTTCAAATATACTTATTTTATTATGTAATAGGAACTGCTTTTGGTATAGAAAATCGTTATTTAATGGGAGTTTTAATAATGGGAGTTTTTTCTGGAGCTTACGTTTCAGAGATTATCCGTGCTGGAATTGAAAGTATAAATAAAACTCAAATTGAAACTGCAAGGTCTTTGGCATTTACAAAGTTTCAAACATATAGATATATAATTTTTCCACAAGTTATAAAAAGAGTGATGCCACCTCTTGCAGGGCAGTTTGCAAGTTTAATTAAGGACTCATCACTACTTTCAATAATTGCAGTAAATGAATTTACAAAAAATGTTCAAGAAGTAGATTCGTTAACTTTTTCTCCAATAGAAAATTACTGTATTTTAGCAGTTGGATACTTAATACTAACTTATCCAATTTCTCACCTTTCTAAGTATTTAGAGAGGAGGTATAACTATGGAAATTAA
- a CDS encoding amino acid ABC transporter ATP-binding protein, whose protein sequence is MEIKIENLCKSFGEQVVLNGLNLDVKNIHSIVIIGPSGGGKSTLLRILAGLEVSDSGEIEVNGERIPKEEEELHEYRKSIGVVFQAFNLFPHLTALENITLPLEKVHKIPAKDAKERAETLLKRFGLYEHESKYPHQLSGGQQQRVAIVRAMALKPKVLLLDEPTSALDPALTKEILEAIKELRKDKKDMVLVTHEMEFAKGVADCVIFVSGGKIVEMGPPGIIFENPKTIELCKFLGGVDCEKRIKK, encoded by the coding sequence ATGGAAATTAAAATAGAAAATTTGTGCAAAAGTTTTGGAGAACAAGTTGTATTAAACGGCTTAAATTTAGATGTAAAAAATATACATTCTATTGTTATAATAGGACCATCTGGTGGTGGAAAGTCAACTTTATTAAGAATTTTAGCTGGACTAGAAGTTTCAGATAGTGGTGAGATTGAAGTGAATGGAGAGAGAATTCCCAAAGAGGAAGAGGAGCTTCATGAATATAGAAAAAGTATTGGAGTTGTATTTCAAGCATTTAATTTATTTCCACACTTAACAGCTTTAGAAAATATAACTTTACCTTTAGAAAAGGTTCATAAAATACCTGCTAAAGATGCTAAAGAGAGGGCTGAAACACTTCTTAAAAGATTTGGACTTTATGAGCATGAAAGCAAATATCCACATCAATTATCAGGTGGACAGCAGCAAAGAGTTGCTATAGTAAGAGCAATGGCACTAAAACCAAAAGTTTTACTTTTAGATGAACCAACATCAGCTCTAGACCCAGCTTTAACAAAGGAGATTTTAGAAGCGATAAAAGAATTACGAAAAGATAAAAAAGATATGGTTTTAGTAACTCATGAGATGGAGTTTGCTAAAGGTGTAGCTGATTGTGTAATCTTTGTAAGTGGAGGAAAAATTGTTGAGATGGGACCTCCAGGAATAATATTTGAAAATCCAAAAACTATAGAGTTATGTAAATTTCTTGGTGGAGTAGATTGTGAAAAAAGAATAAAAAAATAG
- a CDS encoding 2-oxoacid:acceptor oxidoreductase family protein: MGKMVEIRWHGRGGQGAKTASLLLADVAFSSGMYVQGFPEYGPERMGAPITAYNRIGNEPIRVHSNIYEPNFVVVVDETLIKAIEVEKGLKEGGAIIVNSERSPEELRAELRGYTGRLYTCNARKISEECLGKYFPNTPMLGAVVKVSELIPEAEFIKNMEESFKHKFSTKPQVLEGNMCALKRSMDEVEG; this comes from the coding sequence ATGGGTAAAATGGTAGAAATCAGATGGCATGGTAGAGGTGGACAAGGTGCAAAGACAGCTTCTCTTCTATTAGCAGATGTAGCATTTAGCAGTGGAATGTATGTTCAGGGATTTCCTGAGTATGGACCAGAGAGAATGGGAGCACCAATAACAGCTTATAATCGTATAGGAAATGAACCAATTAGAGTTCATTCAAATATTTATGAACCAAACTTTGTAGTTGTAGTAGATGAAACTTTAATAAAAGCAATTGAAGTAGAAAAAGGTCTTAAAGAGGGCGGAGCTATAATTGTAAATAGTGAGAGAAGCCCTGAGGAATTAAGAGCTGAATTGAGAGGTTATACAGGAAGACTTTATACATGTAATGCTAGAAAAATATCTGAAGAGTGTTTAGGAAAATATTTCCCAAATACACCGATGTTAGGAGCAGTTGTAAAAGTTAGTGAACTTATACCAGAAGCTGAATTTATAAAAAATATGGAAGAGTCGTTTAAACATAAATTTAGTACTAAACCTCAAGTTTTAGAGGGGAATATGTGTGCGTTAAAGCGTTCAATGGATGAGGTGGAAGGATAA
- a CDS encoding potassium channel family protein encodes MRLYKKEQIYNFLKNAALSAAIAFFISLIAHVLIDKDRIGSLEIILSTVKIFFSILPIVFLKQKNFIFKDGPLKATALVFYYLILVPIINFSLNINEEESSLKYFFYFLSFINIILLIACHIIILKYVFTDFLRRRRKIVPTDVIIVITTYITIAISFGLLYTVLSLFSSTQVFNGITQDLPQIEFYFKHIYFSFITITTVGYGDVYPMTMLAQFLVVVEIITGIVLTNVILGLVIGSGILSSKD; translated from the coding sequence ATGAGATTATATAAAAAAGAACAGATATATAATTTTCTTAAAAATGCAGCATTGTCTGCAGCTATAGCATTTTTTATATCTCTTATAGCCCATGTGCTTATAGACAAAGATAGGATTGGATCTTTAGAAATAATTTTAAGTACTGTAAAAATATTTTTTAGTATATTACCTATAGTATTTTTAAAACAAAAAAACTTTATATTTAAAGATGGTCCATTAAAAGCTACAGCTTTAGTATTTTATTATTTAATATTAGTTCCAATTATAAATTTTTCTTTAAATATTAATGAAGAAGAGAGTAGTTTAAAGTATTTTTTCTATTTTTTATCTTTTATAAACATTATTCTTTTAATAGCCTGTCACATAATAATTTTAAAATATGTTTTTACAGATTTTTTAAGAAGAAGAAGGAAGATTGTACCAACAGATGTAATTATTGTAATAACAACTTATATAACTATTGCCATAAGTTTTGGACTACTATATACTGTACTTAGTTTATTTAGTTCAACACAAGTTTTTAATGGTATAACTCAAGATTTACCACAAATTGAGTTCTATTTTAAACATATATATTTTAGTTTTATAACAATAACAACAGTAGGATATGGAGATGTTTATCCAATGACTATGCTGGCACAATTTTTAGTTGTTGTGGAGATAATAACTGGAATTGTACTTACTAATGTAATACTAGGACTTGTAATTGGATCAGGAATATTATCATCAAAGGATTAA
- a CDS encoding 4Fe-4S binding protein: MKNKNGRIIDETITWQEITPGGVVYEAGSAENFKTGDWRTMKVDFIEENCKQCLLCIPVCPDSAIPVKNGKRLDFDQDHCKGCGVCFAVCPFKAIEFTKA; the protein is encoded by the coding sequence ATGAAAAATAAAAACGGTAGAATAATAGATGAAACTATAACTTGGCAAGAGATAACTCCTGGTGGAGTAGTATATGAAGCTGGAAGTGCTGAAAACTTTAAAACTGGTGACTGGAGAACAATGAAAGTTGATTTTATTGAGGAGAACTGTAAGCAATGTTTACTATGTATCCCAGTATGCCCAGATTCAGCTATTCCAGTTAAAAATGGAAAAAGACTAGATTTTGATCAGGATCACTGCAAAGGGTGTGGAGTTTGTTTTGCAGTATGCCCATTTAAAGCGATAGAGTTTACAAAGGCTTAG
- a CDS encoding transporter substrate-binding domain-containing protein, with the protein MKKIILFLTLILGSLVFANEKPLIVGMELAYPPFEMSDENGKPTGISVDMAYALGEYLGRDVIIEDMSYGGLIPALKTKKIDIIISSMSVTDERKQSVNFSTPYAKSYLGMLVNNKSGITNATELNQKGKKVAVKKGTSGHTVAEKYFPNAEIMVFDKESACVLEVSQGKVDAFIYDPLTIYRNWTRNSDSTTPLLAQFETESQPWAVAYRKGEEDLGAQIDEFIIEYKANGGFNKLADKYLGEERAFFKEKNVPFFFD; encoded by the coding sequence ATGAAAAAAATAATACTTTTTTTAACATTGATTTTAGGAAGTTTAGTTTTTGCAAATGAAAAACCTTTAATTGTTGGAATGGAGTTAGCATACCCTCCTTTTGAAATGTCTGATGAAAATGGGAAACCAACAGGTATAAGTGTAGATATGGCTTATGCTCTTGGAGAATATTTAGGAAGAGATGTTATTATAGAGGATATGTCTTATGGAGGATTAATTCCAGCATTAAAAACAAAAAAAATAGATATAATAATCTCATCAATGTCAGTAACAGATGAGAGAAAACAGTCTGTAAATTTTTCAACACCATATGCAAAAAGTTATTTAGGAATGTTAGTTAATAATAAATCTGGAATTACAAATGCTACTGAATTAAATCAAAAAGGTAAAAAAGTTGCAGTAAAAAAAGGTACAAGTGGACACACTGTAGCTGAAAAATATTTTCCAAATGCAGAAATAATGGTTTTTGATAAAGAGAGTGCTTGTGTGCTAGAAGTTTCTCAAGGTAAAGTGGATGCTTTTATATATGATCCACTAACAATTTATAGAAACTGGACAAGAAATTCAGACTCAACAACACCATTATTAGCTCAATTTGAAACTGAATCACAACCTTGGGCAGTAGCTTATAGAAAAGGTGAAGAGGATTTAGGAGCTCAAATTGATGAATTTATAATAGAATATAAAGCTAATGGTGGATTTAATAAGTTAGCTGATAAGTATTTAGGTGAGGAGAGAGCTTTCTTTAAAGAGAAAAATGTACCTTTCTTCTTTGATTAG